ATGTCCTTGGCCACGCTTGCCCCCTGCCGGCTGCTCGACCGAAAACGCCACGTGCTCATTGATACGGGACACGCTGATGCCCACCGCCTCGAACGCGGCCAGGGTCAGCGCCAGCATCCTGGCCTTGTCCGCGCCCGCCAGGGCCCGCGCCTTGCTGGCCTCGCTGTCGAACATCCAGGTGACGATCAGGCTCTCTGGAAAGCGTGCGTAGTTCACCTCATGGGTGAGCCACTGGAAGCCGACGATCTCGCTCTTTGCCGTTTCGCAGGCGTCGGTGAGGGTGCGAATCAGCTCGCGTTCGATGCCTGCATATGTTCGTTTCGAGGCTGCCATAAGGCCCTTCCGGATCGGTGTCGGGTGCGCCGCCATGTTACCCGACAAGGCCCATCCATAGGTCCTCGGCCACAACGCCCGCCGGCCCCTCGGGTTACAATGGCGCTCGCCGTTTTAACAAGAGCCCGCCCCGATGTTCACCCTCACCCACCTCGATGCCTCGCCACCCGAGTCCCTCAAAGCCCAGGTGCTGCAGATGGTGGTGGATTATTTCAGCGATATCAGCCCGGTGCCGCTCACGCCCAGCAACCCGCTGTTCCAGCTGTACCAGTACGTGATCGGCTTTGAAGTGCACCTGTACCTGCAGGCCATGAATGGCGAAGCCGATAGCCCCACGCAGCTGCTGCTGGCCCTGGATGATCAGGACCCTGCCGTGGTGCTGGGTTTCGCCCTGTACCTGCCCAGCCAGGACGATGCCGACGCCTGCACCCTCGCCTATATGGCCGTTGCGGCCAGCCACCGCCGGTGCGGCATCGCCCGGGCCATGCTGCAACGCATCACTAGGTCTCATCCCCATTTGGAGCTGGCCTGCGTGGCCGGCAAGGTGCCGACCTTCGAGGCCATGGGCCTGCAGGTGCTGGCCGCGCAAGGGCCGCAGGTGCTGATGAACACCCGTGACCAGCGCTCCGATGGCCTGGTGGCCGTGCAGGATCTGGCACCGGTGTTCCAGTCCACCGAGGTGCGGCAGATCCACGCCTACCTGCTCAAGCAGCATGGCAAGAAGGCCATGAGCGAAGCCGAGAAACAGCGCGACTATCACCTGGATCAGTTGGCC
Above is a genomic segment from Pseudomonas argentinensis containing:
- a CDS encoding GNAT family N-acetyltransferase, which gives rise to MFTLTHLDASPPESLKAQVLQMVVDYFSDISPVPLTPSNPLFQLYQYVIGFEVHLYLQAMNGEADSPTQLLLALDDQDPAVVLGFALYLPSQDDADACTLAYMAVAASHRRCGIARAMLQRITRSHPHLELACVAGKVPTFEAMGLQVLAAQGPQVLMNTRDQRSDGLVAVQDLAPVFQSTEVRQIHAYLLKQHGKKAMSEAEKQRDYHLDQLARQARQLVAERLTPTLH